From a single Ficedula albicollis isolate OC2 unplaced genomic scaffold, FicAlb1.5 N00314, whole genome shotgun sequence genomic region:
- the LOC101813790 gene encoding cytochrome c oxidase assembly protein COX14 isoform X2, producing MVSKKQLADFGYKAFSGSMMLLTVYAGYLCSVRVHRMLQQRRQRESAPGPES from the coding sequence ATGGTGTCCAAAAAGCAGCTGGCAGATTTTGGCTACAAGGCGTTCTCGGGCTCCATGATGCTGCTGACGGTGTACGCCGGGTACCTGTGCAGCGTCCGCGTgcacaggatgctgcagcagcgCCGCCAGCGGGAGAGCGCGCCCGGCCCCGAGAGCTGA
- the LOC101813790 gene encoding cytochrome c oxidase assembly protein COX14 isoform X1, with translation MEGGRALEQSHGSLISWRHPKPSWTCAAMVSKKQLADFGYKAFSGSMMLLTVYAGYLCSVRVHRMLQQRRQRESAPGPES, from the exons ATGGAGGggggcagagcactggaacagagtCATGGGAGTCTCATTTCCTGGAGACACCCCAAGCCCTCCTGGACTT GTGCAGCCATGGTGTCCAAAAAGCAGCTGGCAGATTTTGGCTACAAGGCGTTCTCGGGCTCCATGATGCTGCTGACGGTGTACGCCGGGTACCTGTGCAGCGTCCGCGTgcacaggatgctgcagcagcgCCGCCAGCGGGAGAGCGCGCCCGGCCCCGAGAGCTGA